The Mesorhizobium sp. M1D.F.Ca.ET.043.01.1.1 genome contains a region encoding:
- a CDS encoding L-fuconate dehydratase, with the protein MTRITDLRVFDLRFPTSQSLDGSDAMNPDPDYSAAYVILDTDAPSLKGHGLTFTIGRGNEICCAAIEALRHLVVGLDLDWVKQDPGRFWHHVTGDSQLRWIGPDKGAMHLAVGAVVNAVWDLWAKEAGKPVWRLVAEMSPEEIVWIVDFRYLTDAITPAEALEILKRAEAGKAERIATLESEGYACYTTSAGWLGYPDDKLRRLCQEAVDQGFNHIKLKVGRDRADDVRRLRIAREVIGPDRYLMIDANQVWEVDQAIDWLRDLAFAKPFFIEEPTSPDDVAGHAKIRKAVAPIKVATGEMCQNRIMFKQFIAGGAIDVVQIDSCRMGGLNEVLAVLLIAAKFGLPVWPHAGGVGLCEYVQHLSMIDYVAVSGTKEGRVIEYVDHLHEHFVEPCIIESAAYMPPAAPGFSIEMKPDSIAAYQFRG; encoded by the coding sequence ATGACCCGCATCACCGATCTTCGCGTCTTCGACCTGCGCTTTCCGACATCGCAAAGCCTCGACGGCTCGGACGCGATGAACCCCGACCCGGACTATTCCGCGGCCTACGTCATCCTCGACACCGATGCCCCGTCGCTGAAGGGCCATGGGCTCACCTTCACCATCGGCCGCGGCAACGAGATCTGCTGCGCGGCGATAGAGGCATTGCGCCATCTGGTCGTCGGGCTCGACCTCGACTGGGTCAAGCAGGATCCCGGCCGCTTCTGGCATCATGTGACCGGCGACAGCCAGTTGCGCTGGATCGGCCCCGACAAGGGCGCCATGCACCTCGCCGTCGGCGCGGTGGTCAATGCGGTCTGGGACCTGTGGGCGAAGGAGGCCGGCAAGCCGGTCTGGCGGCTGGTCGCCGAGATGAGCCCGGAAGAGATCGTGTGGATCGTCGACTTCCGCTACCTCACCGATGCGATCACACCGGCCGAGGCGCTGGAGATCCTGAAGCGGGCCGAGGCCGGCAAGGCCGAGCGCATCGCCACCCTCGAGAGTGAAGGCTATGCCTGCTACACCACCTCGGCCGGCTGGCTCGGCTATCCCGACGACAAGCTCAGGCGTCTCTGCCAGGAGGCCGTGGACCAGGGTTTCAATCATATCAAGCTCAAGGTGGGCCGCGACCGCGCCGACGACGTCCGCCGTCTCAGGATCGCCCGCGAGGTGATCGGCCCGGACCGCTATCTGATGATCGACGCCAACCAGGTCTGGGAGGTCGACCAGGCGATCGACTGGCTGCGTGATCTCGCCTTCGCCAAGCCCTTCTTCATCGAGGAGCCGACCAGCCCTGACGATGTCGCCGGCCACGCCAAGATCCGCAAGGCTGTCGCGCCGATCAAGGTCGCGACCGGCGAGATGTGCCAGAACCGCATCATGTTCAAGCAGTTCATCGCCGGCGGCGCCATCGATGTCGTGCAGATCGATTCCTGCCGCATGGGCGGCCTCAACGAAGTCCTGGCGGTGCTGCTGATCGCCGCCAAGTTCGGCCTGCCGGTCTGGCCGCATGCCGGCGGCGTCGGCCTGTGCGAATACGTCCAGCATCTCTCGATGATCGACTATGTTGCCGTCTCGGGCACCAAGGAGGGACGGGTGATCGAATATGTCGATCACCTGCACGAGCATTTCGTCGAGCCCTGCATCATCGAGAGTGCAGCGTACATGCCGCCGGCGGCGCCGGGCTTCTCGATCGAGATGAAGCCGGACTCCATTGCCGCCTACCAATTCCGTGGCTGA
- a CDS encoding SDR family oxidoreductase, with protein sequence MADLTGKVVVVTAAAQGIGRASALAFARAGAIVHATDINETALAELGKTPGVKTHKLDVLNNEAVTAAFAEIGPVDVLFNCAGFVHSGSILDMKDEDLDFAFNLNVRAMIRTIRAVLPGMLERRDGSIINMASVAGAPKGVPNRFAYGVTKAAVIGLTKSIAADYVARGIRCNAICPGTVESPSLESRMRAQGDYEAARAAFIVRQPMGRLGTAEEIADLAVYLAGATYTTGQAYNIDGGWSI encoded by the coding sequence ATGGCTGATCTGACAGGCAAGGTCGTTGTCGTTACCGCAGCGGCGCAGGGCATTGGTCGGGCAAGCGCATTGGCTTTCGCCAGGGCCGGCGCGATCGTCCACGCCACCGACATCAACGAGACGGCCCTGGCCGAGCTCGGCAAGACGCCTGGCGTCAAGACCCACAAGCTCGATGTGCTGAACAACGAGGCCGTGACGGCCGCCTTCGCCGAGATCGGCCCTGTCGACGTGCTGTTCAACTGCGCCGGCTTCGTCCATTCCGGCTCCATTCTCGATATGAAGGACGAAGACCTCGACTTCGCCTTCAATCTCAATGTGCGAGCCATGATCCGCACCATCCGCGCTGTGCTGCCCGGCATGCTGGAGCGCCGCGATGGCTCGATCATCAACATGGCCTCGGTCGCCGGCGCGCCGAAGGGCGTGCCGAACCGCTTCGCCTATGGCGTGACCAAGGCGGCCGTGATCGGCCTGACCAAATCGATCGCCGCCGACTATGTCGCCAGGGGAATCCGCTGCAACGCGATATGCCCCGGCACGGTGGAGAGCCCGTCGCTCGAAAGCCGCATGCGCGCCCAGGGCGACTATGAAGCCGCTCGCGCGGCCTTCATCGTCCGCCAGCCGATGGGAAGGCTGGGCACGGCGGAGGAGATCGCCGATCTTGCCGTCTATCTCGCCGGCGCCACCTATACGACCGGACAGGCCTATAATATCGACGGCGGCTGGTCGATCTGA
- a CDS encoding MaoC/PaaZ C-terminal domain-containing protein: MEQVTYFEDYEIGSSRLTSGRTITETDFVVHAGHTGDFFPHHMDAEFMKTTPFGQRIAHGTLVFSVGVGLTASVVNPVAFSYGYDRLRFIKPVFIGDTIRTRTTIAAKEDDPKRPDSGRVFERVEVINQRDEVVLAADHIYIVERRPRLG; encoded by the coding sequence ATGGAACAGGTCACCTATTTCGAGGATTACGAGATCGGTTCGTCGCGGCTGACCAGCGGCCGCACGATCACCGAGACCGACTTCGTCGTCCATGCCGGCCACACCGGCGACTTCTTCCCGCATCACATGGATGCCGAGTTCATGAAGACGACGCCCTTCGGCCAGCGCATCGCGCATGGCACGCTGGTGTTCTCGGTCGGCGTCGGCCTGACGGCGAGCGTCGTCAACCCGGTGGCCTTCTCCTACGGCTATGACAGGCTGCGCTTCATCAAGCCGGTGTTCATCGGCGACACGATCCGCACCCGCACGACGATCGCCGCGAAGGAAGACGATCCGAAACGCCCGGACTCAGGGCGCGTCTTCGAACGCGTCGAGGTCATCAACCAGCGCGACGAAGTCGTACTCGCCGCCGATCATATCTACATCGTCGAGCGGCGCCCCCGGCTCGGCTGA
- a CDS encoding Gfo/Idh/MocA family oxidoreductase encodes MTDAFDPASLAQSWPVPAKPRPIVTFGAGSIVGDAHFPAYRKAGFPIAGLYDPDQAKAQALAEQWGVTAFRLVDEAAAVKDAIFDLATPPGRHAEVLKALPDGAVALIQKPMGNYLGEATEILEICRAKKLKAAVNFQLRFAPMMLALKDAIAKGWLGEVVDFDAWLALATPWQLWEFLLKAPRVEIAMHSIHYLDLIRQLLGDPKGVHAKTLGHPNHNVAQTRTSAILDYGDTVRCALSINHDHKFGRRHQACEFRVCGTEGAAYVKLGLNLDYPRGEPDVLEIYPKGGSDWVSVPLAGEWFPDAFVGRMANVQRFACGEDAELVSSVEDAWNTMALVEAAYRSSAAPATPLAEKP; translated from the coding sequence ATGACTGACGCCTTCGATCCCGCCTCGCTGGCGCAGTCCTGGCCAGTTCCTGCAAAGCCGCGCCCGATCGTCACCTTCGGCGCCGGTTCGATCGTTGGCGATGCGCATTTCCCGGCCTATCGCAAGGCCGGCTTTCCGATCGCGGGCCTCTACGATCCGGACCAGGCCAAGGCGCAGGCACTCGCCGAGCAATGGGGCGTGACCGCCTTCCGCTTGGTGGATGAGGCAGCGGCAGTCAAGGACGCGATCTTCGATCTGGCGACGCCGCCTGGCCGGCACGCCGAGGTCCTGAAGGCCCTGCCCGACGGCGCGGTCGCATTGATCCAAAAGCCGATGGGCAACTATCTCGGCGAGGCGACCGAGATCCTTGAAATCTGCCGCGCCAAGAAGCTCAAGGCGGCGGTGAACTTCCAGCTCCGCTTCGCGCCGATGATGCTGGCGCTGAAGGACGCGATCGCCAAGGGCTGGCTGGGCGAGGTCGTCGACTTCGACGCCTGGCTGGCGCTCGCCACGCCCTGGCAGCTCTGGGAGTTCCTGCTCAAGGCGCCGCGCGTCGAGATCGCCATGCATTCGATCCATTACCTCGACCTGATCCGGCAGCTCCTGGGCGACCCCAAGGGGGTTCACGCGAAAACGCTCGGCCATCCCAATCACAACGTCGCGCAGACCCGCACCAGCGCCATTCTCGACTATGGCGACACGGTGCGCTGCGCGCTCTCGATCAATCACGACCACAAGTTCGGGCGCCGGCATCAGGCCTGCGAGTTCCGCGTCTGCGGCACCGAGGGTGCTGCCTACGTCAAGCTCGGCCTCAATCTCGACTATCCGCGCGGCGAGCCTGATGTTTTGGAGATCTACCCCAAGGGCGGATCGGACTGGGTCAGCGTGCCGCTGGCCGGCGAATGGTTCCCCGACGCCTTTGTCGGGCGCATGGCCAATGTCCAGCGCTTCGCTTGCGGCGAGGACGCCGAACTGGTCAGCTCGGTCGAGGACGCCTGGAACACGATGGCGCTGGTGGAAGCTGCCTATCGATCGAGCGCCGCGCCGGCGACGCCGCTGGCCGAAAAACCGTAG
- a CDS encoding L-rhamnose mutarotase has translation MQRMGMVLGLKPEKVEEYVRLHAAVWPDVLKMISACNIKNYSIYLKRPENLLFSYFEYHGTDYAADAAKMAADPKTQEWWAVCMPCQEPLPTRQEGEWWAMMDEVFHHD, from the coding sequence ATGCAGCGAATGGGCATGGTGCTCGGCCTGAAGCCGGAGAAGGTCGAGGAATATGTGCGCCTGCATGCGGCCGTCTGGCCAGATGTGCTGAAGATGATCTCGGCCTGCAACATCAAGAACTACTCGATCTATCTCAAGCGGCCGGAGAACCTGCTGTTCTCCTATTTCGAGTATCACGGCACCGACTACGCAGCCGACGCGGCCAAGATGGCCGCCGACCCGAAGACCCAGGAATGGTGGGCGGTCTGCATGCCGTGCCAGGAGCCTTTGCCGACCAGGCAGGAAGGCGAATGGTGGGCGATGATGGACGAAGTCTTCCACCATGACTGA
- a CDS encoding mandelate racemase/muconate lactonizing enzyme family protein, with the protein MAKIEKVELAMVDLVPKVKRTDAIQSFVSQETPIVTITDADGAVGMGYSYTIGTGGSSVMRLLADHLAPRLIGQNADQIEAIWHDLEFATHATTIGAITAIALAAIDTALWDLRAKKQKLPLWKLAGGAKDRCPLYTTEGGWLHIETAALVEDALAAKANGFTGSKVKIGRPHGSEDFARLSAVRKAVGDGYEIMTDCNQGFSVDEAIRRAERLRDLDLAWIEEPLPADDIDGHVRLSNSTATPIAVGESLYSIRHFREYMQKGGCNIVQVDVGRIGGITPWLKVAHMVEAFDMPVCPHFLMELHVSLACAVPNGKYVEYIPQLDELTGKKMVIENGHALAPSEPGLGIDWDFDALKARSIAEFNVTITERRN; encoded by the coding sequence ATGGCGAAGATCGAGAAAGTCGAGCTTGCGATGGTCGATCTGGTGCCGAAGGTGAAGCGCACCGACGCCATCCAGAGCTTCGTCAGCCAGGAGACGCCGATCGTCACCATCACCGATGCCGACGGCGCGGTCGGCATGGGCTACAGCTACACGATCGGCACCGGCGGCTCGTCGGTGATGCGGCTTCTGGCAGACCACCTCGCGCCGCGCCTGATCGGCCAGAACGCCGACCAGATCGAAGCCATCTGGCACGATCTCGAATTCGCCACGCACGCCACCACGATCGGCGCCATCACCGCAATCGCGCTCGCCGCGATCGACACCGCGCTTTGGGACCTTCGGGCGAAGAAGCAGAAGCTGCCGCTGTGGAAGCTCGCCGGCGGCGCCAAGGACCGCTGTCCGCTCTACACCACCGAAGGCGGCTGGCTGCACATCGAGACGGCGGCCCTTGTCGAGGATGCGCTGGCCGCCAAGGCTAACGGCTTCACCGGCTCCAAGGTCAAGATCGGAAGGCCGCATGGCTCGGAGGATTTTGCGCGGCTGTCGGCGGTGCGCAAGGCGGTCGGCGACGGCTACGAGATCATGACCGACTGCAACCAGGGTTTCTCTGTCGACGAAGCCATCCGCCGCGCCGAGCGGCTGCGCGATCTCGACCTCGCCTGGATCGAGGAGCCGCTGCCGGCCGACGACATCGACGGCCATGTGCGGCTGTCGAATTCGACCGCGACGCCGATTGCCGTCGGCGAGTCGCTTTATTCGATCCGCCATTTCCGCGAATATATGCAGAAGGGCGGCTGCAACATCGTCCAGGTCGACGTCGGCCGCATCGGCGGCATCACGCCCTGGCTGAAGGTGGCGCATATGGTGGAGGCCTTCGACATGCCCGTCTGCCCGCATTTCCTGATGGAACTGCATGTCAGCCTGGCCTGCGCGGTGCCGAACGGCAAATATGTCGAGTACATTCCGCAACTGGATGAGTTGACGGGCAAGAAGATGGTGATCGAGAACGGCCATGCGCTGGCGCCGAGCGAGCCGGGCCTCGGCATCGACTGGGATTTCGATGCGCTCAAGGCGCGCAGCATCGCCGAGTTCAACGTCACCATCACCGAACGGAGGAACTGA
- a CDS encoding carbohydrate ABC transporter permease encodes MDANASARLKRRAATIAHRIGLFLAMLFICLPGIWIVLSSLRPTVEILAKPPVWIPQEVSLDAYVAMFSGVGKGGIPVLDYFRNSLIISVTSTVIAIAIGMAGGYAFARYRFRGKSAMFLGLMLTRTVPGIALSLPLFFVYARLDIIDTHFGLILAYVALNVPFTIWLIDGFFRQVPKDLAEAAQIDGCTRWQAFWQVEFPLAGPGIASAGIFAFLTSWNEFALASQLTRSINSKTLPVGLLDYTAEFTIDWRGMCALAVVMIIPALILTFIVQKHLVGGLTSGAVKG; translated from the coding sequence ATGGACGCCAACGCATCCGCCCGCCTGAAGCGCCGCGCGGCCACGATCGCGCATCGCATCGGTCTGTTCCTCGCCATGCTTTTCATCTGCCTGCCCGGCATCTGGATCGTGCTGTCGTCGCTGCGCCCAACAGTCGAGATCCTCGCCAAGCCACCGGTCTGGATTCCTCAAGAAGTCTCGCTCGATGCCTATGTCGCGATGTTCAGCGGCGTCGGCAAGGGCGGCATTCCCGTCCTCGACTATTTCCGCAACTCGCTGATCATTTCGGTGACGTCCACCGTCATCGCCATCGCCATCGGCATGGCCGGCGGCTACGCCTTCGCGCGCTACCGCTTCCGCGGCAAGTCGGCGATGTTCCTCGGCCTGATGCTGACGCGCACCGTGCCCGGCATCGCGCTCTCGCTACCGCTGTTTTTCGTCTATGCGCGCCTCGACATCATCGACACGCATTTCGGCCTGATCCTGGCCTATGTCGCGCTCAACGTGCCGTTCACCATCTGGCTGATCGACGGCTTCTTCCGCCAGGTGCCGAAGGATCTCGCCGAGGCCGCGCAGATCGACGGCTGCACGCGCTGGCAGGCCTTCTGGCAGGTCGAGTTTCCGCTCGCCGGACCGGGCATCGCATCCGCGGGGATATTCGCCTTCCTCACCTCCTGGAACGAATTCGCGCTGGCTTCGCAGCTGACGCGCTCGATCAATTCGAAAACACTGCCCGTCGGGCTGCTCGACTATACGGCCGAGTTCACCATCGACTGGCGCGGCATGTGCGCGCTGGCCGTGGTGATGATCATCCCAGCGCTTATCCTCACTTTCATCGTGCAAAAGCACCTCGTCGGCGGCCTCACCTCCGGCGCGGTGAAAGGTTGA
- a CDS encoding sugar ABC transporter permease, with protein sequence MTAKRLSAPTLLLLPAVLVLAAVVVVPLCLSFYSSFTPFRLTRPETFFTFIGLRNYRNILSDANFWWAFGRTVLLLTVALNLEMLLGLGLALLVEKASRGQRLLRTIMMFPMMFSPILVGFQFKFMFNDNIGLVNNALQSLGLTQDAIPWLIEGHLAFIAISIAEIWSSTSIFAILILAGLLAMPKEPVEAARVDGCTPWQTFRYVTWPFIMPFAYIAMTIRSLDVARAYDIVKIMTDGGPAGRTELLWTLVARTAYSDARMGVANAMAYFSILLSIAFTVYFFKKLAAARTQIGAEW encoded by the coding sequence ATGACGGCCAAGCGGCTTTCCGCGCCAACCCTTCTTCTGCTGCCGGCCGTGCTCGTGCTGGCGGCGGTGGTGGTCGTGCCGCTCTGCCTGTCTTTCTATTCCAGCTTCACGCCGTTCAGGCTGACACGGCCCGAAACCTTCTTCACCTTCATCGGGCTGCGCAACTATCGCAACATCCTGTCCGACGCGAATTTCTGGTGGGCCTTCGGCCGCACCGTGCTTCTGCTTACCGTCGCGCTCAATCTCGAGATGCTGCTGGGGCTCGGCCTCGCGCTGCTGGTCGAGAAGGCCAGCCGCGGCCAGCGGCTGCTGCGCACCATCATGATGTTCCCGATGATGTTCTCGCCGATCCTGGTCGGCTTCCAGTTCAAGTTCATGTTCAACGACAACATCGGGCTGGTGAACAACGCACTGCAATCGCTCGGCCTGACACAGGACGCCATCCCCTGGCTGATCGAAGGTCATCTCGCCTTCATCGCCATTTCGATCGCCGAGATCTGGTCGTCGACCTCGATCTTCGCGATCCTGATCCTTGCCGGCCTGCTCGCCATGCCGAAGGAGCCGGTCGAGGCAGCGCGCGTCGATGGCTGCACGCCCTGGCAGACCTTCCGCTATGTGACCTGGCCCTTCATCATGCCCTTCGCCTACATCGCCATGACCATCCGCTCGCTCGACGTCGCGCGCGCCTATGACATCGTAAAGATCATGACCGATGGCGGCCCGGCCGGCCGCACCGAGCTGTTATGGACGCTGGTGGCGCGCACCGCCTACAGCGACGCGCGCATGGGCGTCGCCAACGCGATGGCCTATTTCTCGATCCTGCTGTCGATCGCCTTCACCGTCTATTTCTTCAAGAAGCTCGCCGCGGCGCGCACCCAGATCGGCGCGGAGTGGTGA
- a CDS encoding sugar ABC transporter substrate-binding protein: MNRLLSGVAAGALLMASGAAFAADLPGKFPGVTIDAKLIGGQQYEKLYERIGEWEKATGAKVNVISKKNHFDLDKEIKSDIASNSITWCVGSNHTSFAPQYPGIYTDLSKLLPKEEVDAFVPANIAAGTLDGKLVMLPRAQFDVSALYYQKSLYQDEAKKKAYKEKYGEDLAPPDTFDEMAQQAEFFASPPDFYGTQYAGKEEAINGRFYEMLVADGGEYLDKDGKPAFNSEAGVKALDWFVKLYKAKAVPAGTTNYLWDDLGQGFASGTVAINLDWPGWAGFFNDPKSSKVAGNVGVKVQPKGSSGKRSGWSGAHGFSVTENCANKEAAASLVWWLTNEDSQKLEAAAGPLPTRTKVWEWDLEQAKSDPYKTEVLQAFQEAAKNAFPVPQTPEWIEISNAVYPELQAAILGDKTSKQALDDAAAKATQILEDAGKL; the protein is encoded by the coding sequence ATGAACAGACTGCTTTCCGGCGTCGCCGCCGGCGCATTGCTCATGGCATCGGGCGCCGCATTCGCGGCCGACCTGCCGGGCAAGTTTCCCGGCGTCACCATCGACGCCAAGCTGATCGGCGGCCAGCAATACGAAAAGCTCTACGAGCGGATCGGCGAGTGGGAGAAGGCGACCGGCGCCAAGGTCAACGTCATCTCCAAGAAGAACCACTTCGACCTCGACAAGGAGATCAAGTCGGATATCGCCTCCAACTCGATCACCTGGTGCGTCGGCTCCAACCACACCTCGTTCGCGCCGCAATATCCGGGCATCTACACCGATCTTTCGAAACTCCTGCCGAAGGAGGAGGTCGACGCCTTCGTTCCGGCCAACATCGCGGCCGGCACGCTCGACGGCAAGCTGGTCATGCTGCCGCGCGCGCAGTTCGACGTCTCGGCGCTCTACTACCAGAAGAGCCTCTATCAGGACGAAGCCAAGAAGAAGGCCTACAAGGAGAAGTACGGCGAAGATCTCGCCCCGCCGGACACGTTCGACGAGATGGCCCAGCAGGCGGAGTTCTTCGCCAGCCCGCCTGACTTCTACGGCACGCAATATGCCGGCAAGGAAGAGGCGATCAACGGCCGCTTCTACGAGATGCTGGTCGCCGACGGCGGCGAATATCTCGACAAGGACGGCAAGCCCGCCTTCAACTCAGAAGCCGGCGTCAAGGCGCTCGACTGGTTCGTCAAGCTCTACAAGGCCAAGGCGGTGCCCGCTGGCACGACCAACTATCTGTGGGATGATCTCGGCCAGGGCTTCGCCTCCGGCACCGTGGCGATCAACCTCGACTGGCCGGGCTGGGCCGGTTTCTTCAACGACCCGAAGTCGTCCAAGGTGGCCGGCAATGTCGGCGTCAAGGTTCAGCCCAAGGGCTCGTCCGGCAAGCGTTCCGGCTGGTCCGGCGCACATGGCTTTTCGGTGACCGAGAACTGCGCCAACAAGGAAGCCGCCGCCTCGCTCGTCTGGTGGCTGACCAACGAGGACAGCCAGAAGCTGGAGGCCGCGGCCGGCCCGCTGCCCACCCGCACTAAGGTGTGGGAATGGGACCTCGAGCAGGCGAAGTCCGATCCTTACAAGACCGAGGTGCTGCAGGCCTTCCAGGAAGCCGCCAAGAACGCTTTCCCGGTGCCGCAGACGCCGGAATGGATCGAGATCTCCAACGCCGTCTATCCGGAACTGCAGGCCGCTATCCTCGGCGACAAGACCTCCAAGCAGGCGCTGGACGACGCTGCCGCCAAGGCGACGCAGATCCTCGAGGACGCCGGCAAGCTCTAA
- a CDS encoding IclR family transcriptional regulator — translation MQDDDEDRYRAPALDKGLDILELLASVDGGLTQAEIAKRLDRSPNEFYRMLDRLVKRGYVTRPDGDRYSLTLKLFGLGQLHAPVRRLVSYATSIMRELAEISWQANQLVVFDRGSAVVIAQQEAPRYWGISIRVGSHISLFDTGSGHVLLAFRSPEEREMMIAEHLRSNEEMKVSPDFFARLDQVRDRGYEMMASLQTAGVYNLSAPVVGPDGRGIAALTIPYITLVNAPAAPDITRTITLLQAAAARLSQLAGSDVRAKE, via the coding sequence GTGCAGGACGACGACGAAGACCGCTACCGCGCGCCGGCGCTGGACAAGGGGCTGGACATCCTGGAACTGCTCGCCAGCGTCGATGGCGGCCTGACCCAGGCCGAGATCGCCAAGCGGCTCGATCGCAGCCCGAACGAATTCTACCGGATGCTCGACCGTCTGGTGAAACGTGGCTACGTCACACGCCCCGACGGCGACCGCTATTCGCTGACGCTGAAGCTCTTCGGGCTCGGCCAATTGCACGCGCCGGTGCGCAGGCTGGTTTCCTACGCCACTTCGATCATGCGCGAACTGGCCGAGATATCCTGGCAGGCGAACCAACTCGTGGTGTTCGACCGCGGCAGCGCCGTGGTCATCGCCCAGCAGGAAGCGCCGCGATACTGGGGTATCTCGATCCGCGTCGGCTCGCATATCAGCCTGTTCGACACCGGGTCGGGACATGTGCTGCTGGCGTTCCGTTCGCCGGAAGAGCGCGAGATGATGATCGCCGAGCATCTGCGCAGCAACGAGGAGATGAAGGTGTCGCCCGACTTCTTCGCCCGCCTCGACCAGGTGCGCGACCGCGGCTACGAGATGATGGCTTCGCTGCAGACGGCCGGCGTCTACAACCTGTCGGCGCCGGTGGTCGGTCCCGACGGACGCGGCATCGCCGCGCTCACCATACCTTATATCACCCTGGTCAATGCGCCGGCCGCGCCCGATATCACAAGGACCATCACGCTGCTCCAGGCCGCCGCGGCTCGTCTGTCGCAACTCGCCGGATCGGATGTGAGGGCAAAGGAATAA
- a CDS encoding amidohydrolase, which yields MIVDTHLHLIDKAALRYPWLSGVPALDRGFSHDEYATEARRAGIELALHMEVDVDPADIAAETAHVEGLSKKPGSLVRGGIVSCRPEEPGFAAWLDKAKADPFVKGFRRVLHVVPDDVSEGALFRENIRRIAGSGLTFDLCVLPRQMSQAIALVDLAPDVQFVLDHCGVPDIKGRAEHPWREQITAIARRPNVVGKISGVVAYADPATWTAETLRPYVEHTIGSFGWDRVVWGSDWPVCTLGGGLLGWVAATHALIAGASESERAKLLSGNAKKLWRL from the coding sequence ATGATTGTCGACACCCACCTGCATCTCATCGACAAGGCGGCGCTGCGCTACCCGTGGCTGTCCGGAGTGCCGGCGCTCGACCGCGGTTTTTCCCACGATGAATATGCCACCGAGGCACGCCGGGCCGGCATAGAGCTGGCGCTGCATATGGAGGTCGACGTCGACCCCGCCGATATCGCGGCCGAAACGGCCCATGTCGAAGGATTGTCGAAGAAACCGGGCAGCCTGGTGCGGGGCGGGATCGTCTCCTGCCGGCCGGAAGAGCCGGGCTTCGCCGCCTGGCTGGACAAGGCGAAGGCCGATCCTTTCGTGAAAGGTTTCCGCCGCGTGCTGCATGTCGTGCCCGACGACGTCTCCGAGGGCGCGCTGTTTCGCGAGAACATCCGGCGCATCGCCGGCAGCGGGCTGACCTTCGACCTCTGCGTTCTGCCGCGGCAGATGAGCCAGGCGATCGCGCTCGTCGATCTGGCGCCGGACGTTCAGTTCGTGCTCGATCATTGCGGCGTGCCCGACATCAAGGGCAGGGCCGAGCACCCATGGCGCGAGCAGATCACCGCGATCGCGCGGCGCCCCAATGTCGTCGGCAAGATTTCCGGCGTCGTCGCCTATGCCGATCCAGCGACCTGGACCGCCGAGACGCTGCGGCCCTATGTCGAGCACACGATCGGCAGCTTCGGCTGGGACCGCGTCGTGTGGGGCAGCGACTGGCCGGTCTGCACCTTGGGCGGCGGGCTGCTCGGCTGGGTGGCGGCGACGCACGCGCTCATCGCCGGCGCGAGCGAGAGCGAGCGCGCGAAGCTCTTGTCCGGCAATGCGAAGAAGCTCTGGCGGCTGTAA